A region of the Acidobacteriota bacterium genome:
CCCTGAAATTCATTGACTTTCGGTGATTTTCGGTTATAATTTAAGAGAGGATACTGTTCTTTGGAGTATTGTAAATGACGTTGACAGAGTACCGGGAGAGCATTCCGATGAGCATTCCTGAACTCGCAAGGCGCGCAAACGTTGATGCACAGACCATCAGAAATGCAGAAAGTGGACAACGTGTTTCTGCGCGAGTTGCAAGAAGCATTGCTGAAGCACTCAGCGAGGCTTTAGGACGCACCATCACCTATCGTGATATCGAGGGGTTGGACGTTCGTCTTTAGCAGG
Encoded here:
- a CDS encoding XRE family transcriptional regulator, with the translated sequence MTLTEYRESIPMSIPELARRANVDAQTIRNAESGQRVSARVARSIAEALSEALGRTITYRDIEGLDVRL